The Brachypodium distachyon strain Bd21 chromosome 4, Brachypodium_distachyon_v3.0, whole genome shotgun sequence nucleotide sequence AGCTCCAAGGTGAAGAGTAAGAGAGTAAACATGTAATTCTCATGTCCCATTGGACAACTAAGATACAATCTATTGAACTACTTCTATAACGTGGTGTTGGTTAGTGACATGTACCTCTTcaaaattctttttttaaaggagGATTTTTAAAAGGAGGACGTTCCTCCGccctctgcatcgatcgatgttCACAGTCATAATAATATTATTTTCttgcaaaaaataatattattgAAATCAGAAATAGAGATCGATCAGATGGCAGTTACTACAACTCAAAATGACAATAAATTAGGAAAAAACAACCTCCTCCTAACCTTTCACCCTCGTGTCACCTCGAAATCGTCGAAGAGACACCCTAACTGAGCAGCTTCACCTGAACGAGCTCTGTACCCAGAAGACCAAGATCACTGGCCTTTCTAGGTCGCTTGCCCGGTCACACCGGGCACCGCCACATTGTCAGAAGGATCACCAATGGTGGCTCCGCCCCCATGATCGAGGACCTCCGTATGGCCTTCAACTTGCTGTTGGACAAAGGCTTGGGCGGCACCGCCTATTTTTGCCAAATATGGTTCTTTGGTGACTAATGCTCCTAACATCATGCCTCGATTGAGTTGTTCCAAGATCATTGGAGCCAGTTGCAAGATTGTGAAGGTGTCATGCCAAGACGGTACATACTAGCAACAAAATGTTCTATCCATATCAAGACTGTGGAAAAAGAAGTCTCCTACCGCTGCATCTCGTGAGATATCTGAAGTTTCTGATGCAGACATCTTGGAGATTAGCAAGCCTGCTAATTTTCCCAAGTCTCGGTACCGCAAACACCTACCAATGTGTCATTTCTGAGGAGAAACAGGCGACTTAAGCTTGCTGGGCTTACAGTACGTTTCATGAGTCCATCCAACGCTAAGGCTGTCCAAGCAGAGTCCTCTTCTGCTGGCTCCAACAATCTGACTAATTATCTTGCCCTCATGAAGGATTCGGCACCAAAATTTGAAGTTGTGGCCATTAACCCCAATGATTCTCCTCCACCACACCTATCAGCTGAGCTAAAGATCTCTTCCAGGTGGTGTCTACTCGTACATTAGAGGTTGCTGACCTTGGTCTCACATTAGACCGATTAATTAGAACCTTTTTGCCTTTTCCTAGCTAGGGAAGTGCTCCATGGCTTTCTTCTGGGCAAAACTAAATTTGATCTTCCACTCTTTCATGTAAATCACCAAACTTGCAGTTCTAAGAAAAGGTCTTCCCAGATTAATAGGACATGAAGGATAACAATCCTGCATGTcaacaacaataatatcaACTGGGACAAAATGACAGTGCAGATTAATCATAAGATTTTCTATTTTACATGCTGCATGTTAGTAAAAGAATCTGCAATATGAAGGTTCATAGTACAAGGTATCATAGTATTTAACTCAAGCATATTATATACACTTTTTGGCATAGTAATGGCACTAACATCCAAATCACACAATGCATTTACAGAGTAATTGCCAATACAAATCATAATGATGGGTCCCGTGCATCCCCAAGATTAGGTGGGATCATGGCCTCCTTTCAATGCTTATCAATTTTCCCATTCATTAAAATGCGTAGCTAAAAACCTTCCAACCAGAAGTTTTATTGGAATCTACTAAAGGATCTTTGGCTAACTTTTGCAAAACATATATTACCTTCTTCAAGGAGCAATCACCATAATCTAGCAGAGTTGAGCTACAAAGTTTTAATCATATTTAGAGCATCAATATTAGCATCTTCAAAGTTTCATAATCATTCTCACGTGAGTTGCTAGGTTAAACAGAAGGTGAACGGATGACGAAAGGCCTTTGcttctatttttgtttctcattAGAGTCAAATAGCACAAACTTCAAATAAAGGATTCACTAATTGAAATTTCTAACCGAGGTGCGCTCGACACAAGCTATGACGCAATGGCGACTATGGCTAACATTTAGAGCTTCTTGGCACTACTTGCTTAGCTCAATTTTATTCATCCGGCATGGTACAACCGCACAACACATACACATAAGAGTactcttaattaattactgGTATGCCACGCTGTTGCCGTGATGTTCACATCTTGGAAGATCTATCGGGGGTGGAGGAAGTGTCATGTCAGACGACTGCCCGTTCTCCACCTCGAATGCCACCGCCATGCCCATCGACGTGTGGAACCCGTAATGGCAGTGCAGGAACCACACACCCGGGTTGTCTGTGACAAACCGGATGGCCGCCCACCCAACTGGTGGCACAAGGACGGTGTTCCTCACCGGTGGATCCACCAGGTTGTAGCTCCCTGCATCCCTCTCAGCGTCGTAATTGCCGAGCCCCTGCGCGAGGACGAAGAAGTCGTGTCCATGGAGGTGCATTGGGTTGGCGTCACTATTCAGTATCGCTGTGCTTTGGAACACGATCTCCACCGTGGTGTTGAACCGAAACATCCTCACGGACATCGCCTTTGTCGTAGACTCCAACGCCGCCTCCTTGCTGCCCCATGGGATCATCGTTTTATCAGTGTAGTTGTATTCAGTAGGAGGCTTGTCAGGTAGTTCATGCAGCTTTCCTGCGATGCTCATGTTGCCGCGATAGTGTGCTTCAAGTAATGATACTTTCGTAGGGAGCTGAAAGGAGACATTGTTCATGGTGGCCACCGAGATCGATTCATTCACGTCATACCCTCTGCAGGGCGATGACGGTAGTGGCACATGGCTTCCTCTGCAGATGGAGCCTAGGGCAAGGCTGATGAACAAGCGGTCGTCGACATTGATCGGCAACGGCGGGTGAGGAGTGGCGCCTGTTAGGTTGCCATGGAAGTAGAAAGACGTCATCATGTCATGCTGGTCAGGCATTTCGGGCACCATTAGTGAGTTAATGACCGTTGGATCTTCTCCTTTTATTGGATTGTAACTGTATTGGAGCACCCCACGCGAGCTGAACACTGGGATCTGCTGGTCAGGTAGCGGTGGCTGGTTAGCCAGGGCTACCATGTAGTACTTGCCGTGTGGCGCATCGGCAACCACAAGTGCATCCATTGACTCCCCTGGCGCGATTGCGATGACATCAGTGTTGTACGGCTTGACATAATTCGCATCGGCGGCCACCACTGTGAACCTGTGGCCGGCGATTTTAAGGTAGTAACGCGATAGGAGTGCAACATTCACTATCCGCAACATATATGTCTTGCCCGGCTCTACTTGCATAACATATATGTCTTCTGAGGCTCCTGCATAACCGGATTTGCACAAATGAACTGTTAATTAAACATGTTTAGAAGAAATTATGCACTAAATTTTTTGATATTTGTGCATCAGGGAATGCACTGACCAAGGGCATAATCTCGATCtcttataaaaaaacaaatgttcAGATTATACTGTAGGTTGTCATTTATTTGGAATGAAAATGAAGTAGCGCGGACTAAATTATTTACTATATCCGTATATAAGCTCATTTCAGCAACAGCCACAGTAATTACCAGCGCAATCATAGAGATCTCCAAGCATTCCGTTGATCGTGGCATTAACGGGATAGTCATCAAAGAAACCATCGGCCATCCTCATGTCCAACTCAACAAGATCCACATCCCACCACTCACCTACGATCATCAAGaaattcatgcatgcatgacaaagCACACCTCTGTTATATAAGCTAAAACTGTACTCTAGTATCGTAATCCTCTTGCAATCTTCGAAATTAAGTGTAAAACAACCATACCTATAAAAATGGGGACCTCCTTGTGGGGCCTAGGGAATGGGTACAACGTGCCGGCGTCACCGCCAGATCTAGGCCGGATGATGAGAGCGCCATGAACCGTTGCCCTGAGTGACGCAACATGGGCATGCCACCATAGTGTGCCCTCCTGCCCGGCGACATTGAACCGGTAAGTGAAGTTCTTGCCTGGCTGAATCGGGCATTGCGTTATCATCCCTACTCCGTCCGCCCAGCAGTTCAACCGTTGTTTCACCCCGTGCCTGtcacatgtatatatattgttAGAAACCAGCAGGAAATAACACTGTcaggaaataaaataaagtaactactccctccgtttcttaaaaaatgtcatatTTGGTTACATCAAGACAACGCTTTGACCAAAATTATTTTAAGATGTGGtatatatgacatgaaactaCAAGTATCATGAAGTACTTCTCATAACGAGTCTAGCGATACTAATTTCAtatcatataaaccacaccttGGTATAGTAATTTGTACATCAAAGACTTATTTTAATGAAATCTAGTATGACATTTtttaaggaacggagagagtagcacCAATAATTAGCACTTACCAATGGATTGTTAATCCATGCGGGGACTTGTTTACCACATGAACAACTACGGAGTCACCTTCTGTCACCTCGATGGCTGGGCCTGGGAGCTGCCCGTTGACCACCGTAACCAGCGTGTCCTTGCACGCTCGGTTCATCCTGACCTGGCTCACCTGTACGTACAAATTGTGTTGTACCATGCAAACATCAAACCATGTATAGATAAGAACTTCAGCCGATTCGAAAGTACGTACAAAAATAACAAGGTCAAACGAAAATGGTGTGACTAGAAGTGACGAAAGCTTATAAGTTCCCCTACGACGAATGTGTGCTCGACAACGGctgcgtcgccgccgacgagcatagcgaggaagaagaagacagccacagcggcggcgggggagagcGCCATGGTTAGCTGCCTGACGATGCCTAGCCTTACGATGAACTGACAACTAACTCTCCCAgaaaatatatgcatatatagtAGTCCTTGTAGTGTGAATTTATTGGAAGGATGTGGACAAAGTTAGTTGGCGCGTCGCCGTCCAACCAAAACGCAAGTATAGTCAATGAGATCATTGGAttatatatatagttatatACAAACAGTTACCTCCAAATTATCGAATACTAGACGTCTGAGTAACCTGCTCTCGCCTGACAGGAAGTGTATAAAGTTCAAGAAACACGCGCAGCACGCGACTCACTGTATATATACGTTATTGTGTAACATGTAGATGCAGcactgatttttttcttttcaaaaaggagATGCAGCACTGACTTCATGCCACCGACACAATGCTATCAATACGTGCTATGTAGACAAGTTTCTCTGAAATCTTACTGTAACAGGGGAGTTTTCTCTATTAAGTCGACTTACAGCATCTCCAGCCGGCGCCCCCATATGGCGTCCGGCCTGCCGGTTCTTTGGGCCATatggggggcgccggcgcaaaGAAAAATTTAGGGGCCTGCCGCGTCCCAAACATGCCCCCGATACTAAAATCCGGCATCGGCCCAAATTCAATTGATGTTGGCGAATTTTATTCAACTTAGGCGACATTTCATAAAGTCTGGCGACATTTCATTCAAACTTGCGATAATttacaaaattaaaaataaaaataaaataaaccctaGTCGTCTGGGGGTTGATCCAGGAtgcgccgctgccgtcggaGCCGGAGTCGAAGTTGAAGCCGCTGCCGTCCTCGTCGGAGTAGAGGACGATGACGCTTGGCTCCTGCTTCACCGACGTCTCCTTCTTTGCCGACGCCCGCACTTCCTCGTCCAGCCATGCCTGGACTTCGGCGTCGGAGGCCGTGTagccgcggaggcggcgccgctccgcctcctcctcgttggCGCGCTCAGCGGCGTGCCGACCCGGAAACTCCTCCAGGTCATCATCACCGCGGTACTGGATGGCGACGCTCTCGTAGTCGGCCGGAGGAGTCCacgccggctccggcttcggcCTGACGAGACGGAGGTGGCCGCGCAGCGGCGATGCGGCCCGACGCTATCAGGAGGAGAAGCCCCGGCTCATCTTTGATGAGACGAAGCGGCGGCGTGCccgccgccgaggaagacgaagaggagccggagcccACCCAAGTAGCGGTGGCGTCCGGTCGAcgctggtggaggaggagcgccgctGTCAAGCCTCGGCTCATTGCTGGCGACGATTTGCACCAGGACGGCATCAAGAGACCGCCCTGGCTGCTGCCAGAAGGCGCGCCGGCCATCGATGTTGTGCCACACCGTCGGGTGAGAAAGATCTCAGACGCGTCGGCGGTGCTGCTCCTCAAAGAAGGGTGTCCAGTTGCTGCCGGTGTGGCAGTCCCACGCCAGCAGCGCTTGCTCCTCTGGCGTCAGATTGCGGAAGAAGTGCTCCGCAATCCTCTCCCACCAGCATGCtcccgtcggcggcggcggcacgggctTCCCGCCCAGGCTGACGACCCAGCCGTGGGGAAGGCGGCAGTCCGGCGGCACGGGGTAGCCGGCCCGTGCCAACGCGTTGGCCTCGTCGAGGCGGAGCCAATGGCATTCTTGCCAAGggccggccatggcgatgTGAAGGAGGGGgcaaagaagaggaggaggatggcgagGTGTCCGGGCCGGCACTGCCTTTTATAGGGGCCGAAGCGCCGAAGTAACCCACCGAAGGAATAAACGTGACGAGAAACGGCGTTGGGAATGTGCGGGGCGCGCCGCGTGAAAGCCGACGAGACTGGGCGGTGGTTTGACCCGGCGACCGCCATAACTCGCCTAGGGAAGCCAAGGCGAAGCCGTTGAGGACGATAAATGGCTCTGACAAGACGAGCCCGCGTCATATAACGCTTCGCCGGCGTCCCGGCTCGCCTCCCCGTGGGTTAGGTTCGCCTTGAGAACGCCAGCTAATTTACTGGGCCGTGCCGGCTAAAATTTAAGAATAAGAGGCCTGGCTGGGTCTGTGTTTGGGGTAGCTAACTCAGCGCGCACAACGACTAGACCATTAGGCTACTAGTTTCCTTGCAGACACAAGTGTCTTCGGCACCTGCACGCACCACCACCTGCAGCTTCACGCGGCCGGACGCATCGCACGGCATAAAGGCATCTCGCCTCTAGGTCGCATCGCACGACATCGAGCATCTCGCATTGCACGTTACAACTGAAGATTTGCCAGCCTAGTACGCGTCGCACGTACACCTCGTCGGAGTCGGACTAAACTTGTCTACATTAGTTGGGTTTGCctaaagatcaatcacatgaagacgcacaaaTTATGGCCGAAGGCAATTGTCgtgctttttctttttatttctccaAACTCAGAACTTACATTACAAGCTTGATATAAGAAACCATGGActgcatgtgtatatatacacaaccACATACTGCCTTGATGCCTAGACCTACTCGGACCAGGTTGTCCAAACGGACTCATACTAAGTTAGCTACTAACTCCACTACTAATTCGTACTAGCCGGACTGAATATTAATTCCCAATCCGATTACAACTAGGACCTTAGACACTGCGGGTGCCAACTCAGATTTGCAAGATTAAGCTAACAATCTCCTCCTAATCTTGACTCGTGTCTTCCATGCTTCCCTGATCTTGACTCACCGCAGCTTCACGACTCGCCGACTCACTCAACGTATGATTCAGACTCCCAGTCACGTTAGTTCCCGCATGGACTACACCGTCCACACCTAGCGCAATACGTGCTAGCTAAACCCATAGCTCCATGTAGAGACATGTTCTCATTGAAGAGACTCACCTTCACTGGTACACCGTCCCACTATACGCTTGAGCTTCCGTCTTCTCGTCGAGACACACAGATGACCACCCGCCACCTTGTCTGCACGCACGTCTTCGCCCTCAGTGATACACCTCACAGGACAGCTCTTCGACCGTGACGCACTTCCGCTTATAGAGTCCCACGCAGacgagcacttggacacaaccacgaTTCACAGACGCTGACCTGGACGTACATATGCAGCTTGACCCGATGTCGAGTACGTTCGGACGATCAGGATGATCTCCCGTTACTAGGAGATCGGTCCACTGCGATGATAGTCCTATCTGATCTGCTGAACGTCGCTCCACTGCACAACCACCGATTGCCTGATCCAATCCGCTGAACACCTCTTCGCGCACCGGCACCGTTTGCCCGCTCTTATCCGCGGACACCGCTCCGCCGTTGATTGCCCGCTCTTATCCACGGACGCCGCTCCGCCACCGTTGCCTGCCCCGAGGCGCTAGCACATCGCCTCCCCGGGGCAAGCGCGTCTTCAAATCTTGgacctcgctctgataccaaatgttgggtttgtccagagatcaatcacatgaagacgcacaaaTTATGGCCGAAGGCACCTGTcgtgtcttttctttttatttctccaAACTCAGAACTCACGGTACAAGTTTGATACAAGAAACCATGGActgcatgtgtatatatacacaaccATGTACTGCCTTGATGTCTAGACCTACTCGGACCAGGTTGTCCAAACGGACTCATACTAAGTTAGCTACTAACTCCGCTACTAATTCGTACTAGCCGGACTGAGCATTAATTTCCAATCCGATTACAACTAGGACCTTAGACACTACGGGTGC carries:
- the LOC100842896 gene encoding laccase-15, giving the protein MALSPAAAVAVFFFLAMLVGGDAAVVEHTFVVSQVRMNRACKDTLVTVVNGQLPGPAIEVTEGDSVVVHVVNKSPHGLTIHWHGVKQRLNCWADGVGMITQCPIQPGKNFTYRFNVAGQEGTLWWHAHVASLRATVHGALIIRPRSGGDAGTLYPFPRPHKEVPIFIGEWWDVDLVELDMRMADGFFDDYPVNATINGMLGDLYDCAGASEDIYVMQVEPGKTYMLRIVNVALLSRYYLKIAGHRFTVVAADANYVKPYNTDVIAIAPGESMDALVVADAPHGKYYMVALANQPPLPDQQIPVFSSRGVLQYSYNPIKGEDPTVINSLMVPEMPDQHDMMTSFYFHGNLTGATPHPPLPINVDDRLFISLALGSICRGSHVPLPSSPCRGYDVNESISVATMNNVSFQLPTKVSLLEAHYRGNMSIAGKLHELPDKPPTEYNYTDKTMIPWGSKEAALESTTKAMSVRMFRFNTTVEIVFQSTAILNSDANPMHLHGHDFFVLAQGLGNYDAERDAGSYNLVDPPVRNTVLVPPVGWAAIRFVTDNPGVWFLHCHYGFHTSMGMAVAFEVENGQSSDMTLPPPPIDLPRCEHHGNSVAYQ